The proteins below are encoded in one region of Aeromonas jandaei:
- the secE gene encoding preprotein translocase subunit SecE: MSVSSESQGGSKDTLLWGLVFIILAAAVVGNYLLNDVVAAVRALGVVVVVAAAGAVALQTTKGKATLAFARESRLEVRKVVWPTRQEAIQTTLIVLAVTAVMGLLLFVLDGALVWLVNLITGV, encoded by the coding sequence ATGAGTGTTAGTTCTGAGAGCCAGGGCGGAAGCAAGGATACCCTGCTTTGGGGCCTGGTTTTCATTATCCTGGCGGCTGCTGTAGTGGGTAATTACCTGCTCAACGATGTTGTCGCTGCCGTCCGCGCCCTGGGTGTGGTCGTTGTCGTCGCTGCTGCTGGTGCAGTAGCCCTGCAAACCACCAAGGGAAAGGCTACGCTGGCATTCGCCCGTGAGTCTCGCCTGGAAGTCCGCAAGGTCGTATGGCCAACCCGTCAGGAAGCCATTCAGACAACCCTGATTGTGCTGGCGGTGACCGCCGTGATGGGGCTGCTGCTGTTCGTTCTGGACGGCGCCTTGGTCTGGTTGGTCAACCTGATTACCGGTGTGTAA
- the nusG gene encoding transcription termination/antitermination protein NusG, translating to MTEQREQRMRWYVVQAFSGYEGRVAKSLREHIKMHGMEDMFGEVLVPTEEVVEMRAGQKRKSERKFFPGYVLVQMIMDETTWHLVRNVPRVMGFIGGTSDRPAPISDKEADAILNRLQDAHDKPRPKTLFEPGEMVRVADGPFADFNGTVEEVDYEKSRVKVSVLIFGRSTPVELDFGQVEKG from the coding sequence ATGACTGAACAACGTGAACAGCGTATGAGATGGTATGTCGTGCAGGCGTTTTCCGGCTATGAAGGCCGTGTTGCCAAATCCCTGCGTGAACATATCAAGATGCATGGCATGGAAGACATGTTCGGTGAAGTACTGGTCCCGACCGAAGAAGTGGTCGAGATGCGTGCAGGCCAGAAGCGCAAGAGTGAGCGCAAGTTTTTCCCGGGTTATGTCCTGGTTCAGATGATCATGGATGAAACCACATGGCACCTGGTACGCAACGTACCGCGTGTAATGGGCTTCATCGGCGGTACCTCCGACCGTCCGGCACCGATCTCCGACAAAGAGGCCGATGCCATCCTGAACCGTCTGCAGGATGCCCACGACAAGCCGCGTCCGAAAACCCTGTTTGAACCGGGTGAAATGGTGCGGGTTGCCGATGGTCCGTTTGCCGACTTCAACGGTACCGTTGAAGAGGTGGATTACGAGAAGAGCCGCGTGAAGGTCTCTGTACTGATCTTCGGTCGTTCTACTCCGGTTGAACTGGATTTTGGTCAGGTCGAAAAGGGCTGA
- the rplK gene encoding 50S ribosomal protein L11, with protein MAKKVTAYIKLQVAAGAANPSPPVGPALGQHGVNIMEFCKAFNARTEKLEKGSPTPVVITVYSDRSFTFETKTPPASFLLKKAAGIKSGSSKPNKDKVGKVTVAQLQEIAKTKEPDMTGADLDAKVRCIAGSARSMGLVVEE; from the coding sequence ATGGCTAAGAAAGTCACAGCTTATATCAAGCTGCAGGTTGCTGCTGGTGCAGCCAACCCGTCTCCTCCCGTTGGTCCTGCACTGGGTCAACACGGTGTGAACATCATGGAATTCTGTAAGGCGTTCAACGCTCGTACAGAGAAGCTGGAAAAAGGTTCACCGACTCCGGTCGTGATCACCGTTTACAGCGACCGTTCCTTCACCTTCGAAACCAAGACTCCGCCTGCTTCCTTCCTGCTGAAGAAAGCTGCTGGCATCAAGTCTGGTTCTTCCAAGCCGAACAAAGACAAGGTTGGTAAGGTGACCGTTGCCCAGCTGCAAGAAATCGCCAAGACCAAAGAGCCGGATATGACCGGTGCCGATCTGGATGCAAAAGTACGTTGCATCGCCGGCTCCGCTCGTTCCATG